A portion of the Carassius carassius chromosome 42, fCarCar2.1, whole genome shotgun sequence genome contains these proteins:
- the LOC132124118 gene encoding tumor necrosis factor ligand superfamily member 10-like: protein MVSMSSSHTMQYIGLLLLAAILLQTIAVAVTFIYFSNVLSTMKETFSKSSVSCLMRANLRTIKGQELNADEGKDDPCWQVTQQLHFLIEKSMSSRYQKEISSAVKDEVSRVLPSLVIQDQDDSPRPKIAAHVTGSYLPEKDGGGHPNRKVYGQKIQSWESEKGLAFLQNVELSDGELVVPQAGLYYIYSQTYFRHTLIEEDESARGEVDGTSGDSVRGKPMLQYVYKKVSSYPVPILLMKNARTTCWSRDAEYGLYSIYQAGLFQLGGGDRVFVTVSNVSTIDMDEKSSFFGAFLVS from the exons ATGGTCAGCATGTCAAGCTCACACACCATGCAGTATATCGGACTTCTGCTGCTGGCTGCAATTCTCCTGCAAACAATAGCCGTGGCTGTGACTTTCATATACTTCAGCAACGTCTTATCGACG ATGAAAGAAACCTTCTCCAAGAGCAGCGTGTCGTGTCTGATGCGCGCCAACCTCAGAACGATAAAGGGGCAGGAACTGAACGCGGATGAGGGGAAAGACGACCCCTGCTGGCAGGTCACGCAACAGCTCCACTTTCTGATTGAAAAG tcaaTGTCCAGTCGTTACCAGAAGGAAATTTCGTCTGCCGTCAAag ATGAAGTCTCGCGTGTGCTTCCCTCATTGGTGATCCAAGATCAAGATGATTCCCCTCGGCCTAAAATCGCAGCACATGTGACCGGGAGCTATTTACCAGAAAAAGATGGAGGAG GTCACCCGAACAGGAAGGTGTACGGCCAGAAGATTCAGTCGTGGGAGTCCGAAAAGGGTCTGGCTTTCCTACAGAAcgtggagttaagcgatggagaATTGGTGGTGCCACAGGCCGGGCTTTATTACATCTACTCCCAAACTTACTTCCGACACACGCTCATCGAGGAGGATGAAAGTGCCCGCGGGGAAGTGGACGGGACGTCAGGCGATTCGGTTCGGGGGAAACCGATGTTGCAGTATGTTTATAAAAAAGTAAGCTCGTATCCGGTGCCAATTTTGCTAATGAAAAACGCTCGGACGACCTGCTGGTCACGTGACGCAGAATACGGACTGTATTCCATCTACCAAGCGGGGCTTTTTCAGCTTGGAGGAGGCGACAGAGTGTTTGTGACGGTCAGCAATGTAAGCACCATCGACATGGATGAGAAGTCAAGCTTCTTCGGAGCGTTTTTGGTCAGCTAG
- the LOC132124121 gene encoding E3 ubiquitin-protein ligase MSL2-like isoform X2 has protein sequence MHGNLLQDPIAPTNSSCQHYVCKLCKGKKMMMKPSCSWCKDYEQFEENKQLCILVDCYRKICEYIADSPLAQHISSTVGGSPDILALLNEGLSLDNRQEEESLSLSLTNQSPTPSTSETLPDEGQSPSAEIKEQDLSPLGVNGLQDCNGLTNVEELTASLPSLESSVPDSVESGGDAVKQERFTNEIPVCEAVAAAGEELCTSTMDICGFGEDIKHDGGALLLSVEEVLRTLEPEHVAQDECPAILQSTLEPSGNLNGPFALVNSARQLSSLPQDSQEVFVPQHPMSQKNPQHLGISCSAVTPRMPRSNRKRSRSESDSEKVQPVHISTFIRGPTSGASAPVPVKSEPKSPTQTIPHMAAVPNGGGLSKVGKALPVPAKTVKKTIDNHGPKKAYTKSKQGTPKSKEKTKERILTNALIPGSPTKVLYKKTQEKKGCKCGRATQNPSVLTCRGQRCPCYSNRKACLDCICRGCQNSYMANGEKKLEAFAVPEKALEQTRLTLGINVTSIAVRNTTGSGAGGMLNVSTAAGSPVASFLATGPHEDKGYDEPLDMRFD, from the exons ATGCACG gCAATTTGCTACAAGATCCAATCGCTCCAACCAACTCATCGTGCCAGCACTATGTCTGTAAATTATGTAAAGGTAAAAAGATGATGATGAAACCATCGTGCAGCTGGTGTAAAGACTACGAGCAGTTTGAAGAGAATAAGCAGCTGTGTATCTTGGTGGACTGCTACAGAAAGATTTGCGAGTACATCGCAGATTCTCCTCTCGCCCAGCACATTTCAAGTACTGTGGGAGGGTCCCCAGACATCCTGGCGCTGTTGAATGAGGGACTCTCATTGGACAACAGACAGGAGGAGGAGTCACTCTCCCTGAGCTTGACAAACCAGTCTCCTACACCCTCGACCTCAGAAACTCTCCCCGATGAGGGCCAGTCCCCATCGGCAGAGATCAAAGAGCAAGACCTCAGTCCTCTAGGAGTGAATGGTCTCCAGGATTGCAATGGTTTGACCAACGTGGAGGAGTTGACCGCCAGTTTACCTTCACTAGAGTCTAGTGTTCCAGACTCAGTGGAAAGCGGGGGCGACGCAGTGAAACAAGAGAGGTTCACAAATGAGATCCCCGTGTGCGAGGCAGTGGCAGCTGCTGGCGAGGAGCTTTGTACCAGCACCATGGACATTTGTGGCTTTGGTGAGGATATTAAACATGATGGCGGGGCTCTCCTCTTGAGTGTAGAGGAAGTGCTCAGGACTCTAGAACCAGAACACGTTGCCCAGGATGAGTGTCCTGCAATATTGCAGTCGACTCTTGAACCTTCAGGAAACTTGAATGGACCATTTGCATTGGTCAACTCTGCTCGGCAGCTCTCCTCTCTCCCGCAAGACTCGCAGGAAGTTTTTGTCCCCCAGCACCCAATGTCCCAAAAGAATCCACAACATTTGGGAATATCCTGTTCCGCAGTGACACCTAGAATGCCAAGGTCCAACCGGAAGCGCTCACGGTCAGAAAGCGACAGCGAGAAGGTTCAACCCGTACATATTTCCACCTTCATCCGCGGCCCCACATCGGGCGCCTCCGCCCCTGTTCCAGTCAAGTCCGAACCTAAATCTCCCACTCAGACTATCCCCCACATGGCGGCGGTGCCCAACGGTGGGGGCCTTTCTAAGGTGGGCAAGGCATTACCAGTGCCTGCTAAAACTGTCAAAAAGACCATTGATAACCATGGACCCAAAAAGGCATACACTAAGTCCAAACAAGGCACTCCAAAGTCAAAGGAGAAGACAAAAGAACGGATTCTGACTAACGCCCTCATTCCCGGGAGCCCCACGAAAGTGTTGTACAAAAAGACGCAAGAGAAAAAGGGCTGCAAGTGTGGCAGAGCAACTCAAAACCCAAGTGTTCTTACATGCCGTGGACAGCGATGCCCCTGTTACTCCAACCGCAAAGCCTGTCTGGACTGCATATGCAGGGGCTGCCAGAACTCCTACATGGCCAATGGCGAAAAAAAGCTGGAGGCTTTCGCAGTGCCAGAGAAGGCACTCGAGCAGACAAGACTCACTCTGGGCATCAACGTCACCAGCATCGCAGTGCGGAACACCACAGGTAGCGGCGCCGGTGGGATGCTCAATGTCTCCACGGCGGCTGGCTCGCCTGTGGCCTCCTTCTTGGCTACGGGGCCTCACGAAGACAAAGGATACGATGAACCATTGGACATGAGGTTTGACTGA
- the LOC132124121 gene encoding E3 ubiquitin-protein ligase MSL2-like isoform X1, translating to MNPVNATTLYVSACRSVLQCDPRDPQALAEIYKLLPFFRQSLACLVCGNLLQDPIAPTNSSCQHYVCKLCKGKKMMMKPSCSWCKDYEQFEENKQLCILVDCYRKICEYIADSPLAQHISSTVGGSPDILALLNEGLSLDNRQEEESLSLSLTNQSPTPSTSETLPDEGQSPSAEIKEQDLSPLGVNGLQDCNGLTNVEELTASLPSLESSVPDSVESGGDAVKQERFTNEIPVCEAVAAAGEELCTSTMDICGFGEDIKHDGGALLLSVEEVLRTLEPEHVAQDECPAILQSTLEPSGNLNGPFALVNSARQLSSLPQDSQEVFVPQHPMSQKNPQHLGISCSAVTPRMPRSNRKRSRSESDSEKVQPVHISTFIRGPTSGASAPVPVKSEPKSPTQTIPHMAAVPNGGGLSKVGKALPVPAKTVKKTIDNHGPKKAYTKSKQGTPKSKEKTKERILTNALIPGSPTKVLYKKTQEKKGCKCGRATQNPSVLTCRGQRCPCYSNRKACLDCICRGCQNSYMANGEKKLEAFAVPEKALEQTRLTLGINVTSIAVRNTTGSGAGGMLNVSTAAGSPVASFLATGPHEDKGYDEPLDMRFD from the exons ATGAACCCGGTGAATGCGACCACTCTCTACGTGTCAGCTTGTCGGTCGGTGCTGCAGTGCGATCCCCGGGACCCCCAGGCTTTGGCGGAAATCTATAAGCTCTTGCCTTTTTTCAGACAGTCTCTAGCCTGCCTTGTGTGTG gCAATTTGCTACAAGATCCAATCGCTCCAACCAACTCATCGTGCCAGCACTATGTCTGTAAATTATGTAAAGGTAAAAAGATGATGATGAAACCATCGTGCAGCTGGTGTAAAGACTACGAGCAGTTTGAAGAGAATAAGCAGCTGTGTATCTTGGTGGACTGCTACAGAAAGATTTGCGAGTACATCGCAGATTCTCCTCTCGCCCAGCACATTTCAAGTACTGTGGGAGGGTCCCCAGACATCCTGGCGCTGTTGAATGAGGGACTCTCATTGGACAACAGACAGGAGGAGGAGTCACTCTCCCTGAGCTTGACAAACCAGTCTCCTACACCCTCGACCTCAGAAACTCTCCCCGATGAGGGCCAGTCCCCATCGGCAGAGATCAAAGAGCAAGACCTCAGTCCTCTAGGAGTGAATGGTCTCCAGGATTGCAATGGTTTGACCAACGTGGAGGAGTTGACCGCCAGTTTACCTTCACTAGAGTCTAGTGTTCCAGACTCAGTGGAAAGCGGGGGCGACGCAGTGAAACAAGAGAGGTTCACAAATGAGATCCCCGTGTGCGAGGCAGTGGCAGCTGCTGGCGAGGAGCTTTGTACCAGCACCATGGACATTTGTGGCTTTGGTGAGGATATTAAACATGATGGCGGGGCTCTCCTCTTGAGTGTAGAGGAAGTGCTCAGGACTCTAGAACCAGAACACGTTGCCCAGGATGAGTGTCCTGCAATATTGCAGTCGACTCTTGAACCTTCAGGAAACTTGAATGGACCATTTGCATTGGTCAACTCTGCTCGGCAGCTCTCCTCTCTCCCGCAAGACTCGCAGGAAGTTTTTGTCCCCCAGCACCCAATGTCCCAAAAGAATCCACAACATTTGGGAATATCCTGTTCCGCAGTGACACCTAGAATGCCAAGGTCCAACCGGAAGCGCTCACGGTCAGAAAGCGACAGCGAGAAGGTTCAACCCGTACATATTTCCACCTTCATCCGCGGCCCCACATCGGGCGCCTCCGCCCCTGTTCCAGTCAAGTCCGAACCTAAATCTCCCACTCAGACTATCCCCCACATGGCGGCGGTGCCCAACGGTGGGGGCCTTTCTAAGGTGGGCAAGGCATTACCAGTGCCTGCTAAAACTGTCAAAAAGACCATTGATAACCATGGACCCAAAAAGGCATACACTAAGTCCAAACAAGGCACTCCAAAGTCAAAGGAGAAGACAAAAGAACGGATTCTGACTAACGCCCTCATTCCCGGGAGCCCCACGAAAGTGTTGTACAAAAAGACGCAAGAGAAAAAGGGCTGCAAGTGTGGCAGAGCAACTCAAAACCCAAGTGTTCTTACATGCCGTGGACAGCGATGCCCCTGTTACTCCAACCGCAAAGCCTGTCTGGACTGCATATGCAGGGGCTGCCAGAACTCCTACATGGCCAATGGCGAAAAAAAGCTGGAGGCTTTCGCAGTGCCAGAGAAGGCACTCGAGCAGACAAGACTCACTCTGGGCATCAACGTCACCAGCATCGCAGTGCGGAACACCACAGGTAGCGGCGCCGGTGGGATGCTCAATGTCTCCACGGCGGCTGGCTCGCCTGTGGCCTCCTTCTTGGCTACGGGGCCTCACGAAGACAAAGGATACGATGAACCATTGGACATGAGGTTTGACTGA